The DNA segment TATTATAGCTTCGTTCTCAAACAACCAACTTCACCAAGATTCATGCCCTCAAAACTTCAACTATATCACAGAATAGACAAAGTTCCCTTTATATCACAGCACATACAAAGTTCCTTGTGATCAAATTCATTGTACGCGTGTTCTATTCCTGTTCAGGATTAAGGGAAACTAACTAGGTAAAGTAGAAAGAACTTGTATCTATCCAACTTCTTGATTCCTAGCCTTTTAATTATACGCGTTCTGAAGAGTCAAGCACCACCAAGTGTTCGATAACAAGAATCCATCTTTACCCAGAGGCAATAAAATTGTAGATGAATTTCATAAATCATCTAACGAATTTGAAATATTCGCCAATCTACTGATATGAAAATGCTACTTCACAAACATTCCCACTGTTGATACAGACTGGCACACGTAATTTTCGTCAACCTTATGAACCTATACAAGTTATATGCTTGCCTAATGAACATTGATCGAGTTCATTGAATCTAATACCTTAAAATGCAGCACAATATTCAATTCATGAATGCTTTGCCAAATGAAGATGCATCACTTACAGCTCTGCCGTCTACGATATGCCTTCCCTTTAGAACTCTTTCAGCAACAGAAGCACTGGCAAACACAATAAAGCCAAAACCACGGGAACGACCTGTAACCCGATCTTTCATTATCACAGCTTGCACCACCTCACCAAAAGTTTGGAAATAATCAATCAGGCGCTCTTCAGTGGTTTCCCAAGAGATCCCACCAATGAACAATTTTCCGGAATCCATTTCCATTTTCTACACACCTGTATCCAATATTCCAATCATTCAATCCACAACTCGTTAAATTGAACCTAAGCaacataaaacatttaaatatatatcatcaatATCACCGAAAGGAATCACACTGTCAAAACCGTAGCACTGGGTACAAGGTTAAGAGCTAGTAATGGATCTACGAGTAAGTGTAGTAAATTTAGACACCATCCACTTTCATATTACAATCCAGCTACCGTATCTCATATAACTAGCTCAATATAGAATCGGTAATCAAAGCAATAAAGTCCAATAAATACAAAACCAGAAAATGTAGATTGAATAAAGAACAAAAATCAAGAATACAAATTACAACAGAAACCCGGTAATCCCCGGCTGCAAATGAATAGATTTTGATTCAGAAGGAGATCATCTAATCTCAAACGGATCGATAACCAACAGCACACATAATCCAGAACCCCTGCAAATTCATTCAAGATTCAAACTTTTGACTATGAACGACCAAGAAAGATCAATGCATCGAAATATAAAAACTTATAGTTCCAAACAACAAATACCCAGAAGAAAAGTTTGTTCGATTCAAGATCTGATAGGATGCATAGACAGAGAAGCAGAGGGCTAAAGGCcctctcttttcttctctttttcgtTTGCTTTGTTCACCAAAATTCAGTCTTTGATGGAATTCCGAAAGAAAATATATTTAGTAATGTTATGTGAaagagaaaatggaaaaaggAAGATAGTGTGGGCTGCGGAGATTGATTCTTCACATCCTAAAAATAGGTGAGAATGGTGTTATTATATTTGTGAGTGAATGTGAGTATGTAGGGAAGGAGTGCTGTTTGGCTATCCCCTTGTGTAAGAAATGTAGCAAGGAGAAGATGGGAGTTGTGAATAGGATGTTTTtaagatttttgaatttttgttgaagaataaataaatggattcagaattttatttatttttcttttatatttagttcaataattttttaaccAGAAGAGCTTGGAGTGGGAAGAATCAATGTTTATTAAAGAAATTATGTATCATGGGAGCATATAATCATTTCGAGAGTAATAATATCATATACTTTAAAGTTGGTATTCTGATTCTCTGAATAAGTTTTCAAATGTTTTATTTGATCAAGTCAATTGTATATCTTAGCATACACGataataatcatttttttttacctAAAATATGATATACTAGCGACATAGTGCATTGTCCAAATGGGATGGTAGTAGTCCGTTTCAAAGGGTTTCCAAAATTAATATCACTTGATGTACATAGTATACACATTACAGGACCATAAACTCATGTTTTAATTTCAATTCGTTTTAATATTTGTATTGCTTGGAAACATAATTCAAAAAATGATTTTGTTGGCATTTCATTTGTCacattagtttttttaaaaaaaattaaaaaaaatagaagaagaagaccaaaattttatttcagatcTAGTTAGGTGAAACACCAGTGGTCACTAGAAAATGGTCAATATTCATTTATGGTTGTAGATAGATAGAAGGATGCTCCTATCTATCGTTTCTATCCTTGGCACGCAAGTTGTGTCATCACCACAAACAAAACTCTAATAAATTTGATGCATATAATgaatatacacacacatacacatatATAAATCGCAATGCCAGCATGTGTGTGAATTATTGTAAGAAACCTTGAGTTTGTCAAGTTCAACTTAAATTACAATTTATGTTACACATATATATTACCATTATTCGTGTACATTGTATTACACATGAATCGCATGTCCTCCATTTCTAGTAAATAGAAAGCACGAAATGGTTTAATTCCCAGGAAATACACTTGAAAATATACAAATACAGTTGCTTCTTTGTTGCGTTATTTTACCTCCAAGCAGAAGAAGTGTATAAAGCTCTGTTCTTCCATCCTAGATACAAAGCACCATTGGCTTCCACTATCCTGTAATTTGTGCTATAGTCCCTCAACACGTCCCTCGTTGCACTGCCAACTAAAGAATTCAATGGGACTGGAGAAAATCCAGCCATTGTAAGCCTCGATCTCCACTTACCAAAAAGCTCGTGCCTTTCCATCCTGTCGATTCCCTCGCAAGCAATTATGTTGACTATATCCCTCCCCACGCAATGCTCTTCAGTACTAATCCGTTGTCTGTCATCTCGTGAGCGTACAGCATCAATGGACTCAAAAATGGCTGAGTAATAATCTTGAGTCTCAAGAAATCTTTGGAAGAACGAGGAAGTGTTGGTGTTGGATTCTTGTTCAGAAAGGGTCACAATTTTGGGTGAAAGGCTCTTAACTAGTCTGAGGAGACGGTCCCGATGATTTGTAGTGCTAACACTTTCATCTGGCATGTGGTGCAAGATGTAAGGAAAGTTCACGGCCAAAGATTCTCCATGCCGAACCTGAAGATTCTCAAGCTGGACCTCACATCCAGACATACCTGCAGCATGGAACTCAAATGGTACTCTACATGCCTCTGCTACACTTGCTAACCTCTGAGATACTAGCTCAAGTCCTCCACCTCGAGCATGAGCTGATTGAGAGTCATCAACACCTGTAATGCGTAAATAAGGAGGTCCCCCAGGCCGACTAGACAGAGATTGAATTAAAGAAACCCACTGACTTCCCTGCGCAATCTGAAAATCAATTACATGAATTCTACTTTCATTGTCCATTGCTTCCCTAATCACAGCATTAGCAGACACATAGGCAAACTTGTAGTAGGGACAGATTTCGTAAAGCACGTGCATGTACGACATCAATTCAGAACTTGTTGGCTCATTGCACTTCGACTTTTTGTAAATTATGCTTCCAGAGGACAACAATCTTGCCTTGAGACCTTCCAATAAGTATGCACCTAGTCTCTGTAAAGGGTCACCCAATACCGACACCCTTCTTTCTAACATTCCCATGAGAGCTTCTGCAGCTGATACAGCCAATCTTCTTTCGTCCATGGAGTTTGAGTCAGCTTCTGATACCGTCTCAGCACAGGCAACAAGCAATTGTTTCAGGTCCATGAGGACAGCCACTTCCAGGATTTTGCCGTACCTTGTGGAGGACAACGTCATACCACTTAAGGAGCCACTAACATTGCCATCAGCAGACTCAGGTCCTAGCAAATCATTCTTCAACGTCCACAGCTCATGCATCAATTTCTCTTCATTGTAAAGCACAGAGGACCCGTTAAATGGTGACTCATGAGTATAATCACAAGAGAGATGGAGATCAGAAGCATATGATTGAGAACAATGTGGAGAAAAAGGACCACTGTTGGACGATACCCTTGTAGCTGAAGACGAATTGTGGACAGAATCTCCGGTCACTGGTGTTGATTCCAAAGTGAAGAATTCTTCAGTGTGAGCTGGGGACGAAACAT comes from the Henckelia pumila isolate YLH828 chromosome 1, ASM3356847v2, whole genome shotgun sequence genome and includes:
- the LOC140876968 gene encoding scarecrow-like protein 21 isoform X1, whose amino-acid sequence is MEQVKPSRVSPFQILKNDSTQSKSRGTDVSSPAHTEEFFTLESTPVTGDSVHNSSSATRVSSNSGPFSPHCSQSYASDLHLSCDYTHESPFNGSSVLYNEEKLMHELWTLKNDLLGPESADGNVSGSLSGMTLSSTRYGKILEVAVLMDLKQLLVACAETVSEADSNSMDERRLAVSAAEALMGMLERRVSVLGDPLQRLGAYLLEGLKARLLSSGSIIYKKSKCNEPTSSELMSYMHVLYEICPYYKFAYVSANAVIREAMDNESRIHVIDFQIAQGSQWVSLIQSLSSRPGGPPYLRITGVDDSQSAHARGGGLELVSQRLASVAEACRVPFEFHAAGMSGCEVQLENLQVRHGESLAVNFPYILHHMPDESVSTTNHRDRLLRLVKSLSPKIVTLSEQESNTNTSSFFQRFLETQDYYSAIFESIDAVRSRDDRQRISTEEHCVGRDIVNIIACEGIDRMERHELFGKWRSRLTMAGFSPVPLNSLVGSATRDVLRDYSTNYRIVEANGALYLGWKNRALYTSSAWR
- the LOC140876968 gene encoding scarecrow-like transcription factor PAT1 isoform X2; translation: MHELWTLKNDLLGPESADGNVSGSLSGMTLSSTRYGKILEVAVLMDLKQLLVACAETVSEADSNSMDERRLAVSAAEALMGMLERRVSVLGDPLQRLGAYLLEGLKARLLSSGSIIYKKSKCNEPTSSELMSYMHVLYEICPYYKFAYVSANAVIREAMDNESRIHVIDFQIAQGSQWVSLIQSLSSRPGGPPYLRITGVDDSQSAHARGGGLELVSQRLASVAEACRVPFEFHAAGMSGCEVQLENLQVRHGESLAVNFPYILHHMPDESVSTTNHRDRLLRLVKSLSPKIVTLSEQESNTNTSSFFQRFLETQDYYSAIFESIDAVRSRDDRQRISTEEHCVGRDIVNIIACEGIDRMERHELFGKWRSRLTMAGFSPVPLNSLVGSATRDVLRDYSTNYRIVEANGALYLGWKNRALYTSSAWR